From the genome of Thermosipho japonicus:
TGGAAGAAAAATAGTGATTGTAGGTGCAACAATTGGCAGCGATGCACACACGGTCGGTCTCGATGCAATTTTAAACATGAAAGGATTTGCAGGACACTATGGACTAGAAAGATATGAAATGTTCGAAGTTTACAATATGGGAAGTCAAGTTCCTGTTGAAGAATTTGTTAAAAAAGCTATTGAGGTAAAAGCTGATGCTTTGCTTGTTTCACAAACAGTTACACAAAAAAATATTCATATAAAACACTTAACAGAATTAGTAGAGCTACTTGAAGCAGAAGGAATTCGCGATAACGTTATATTAGTTGTTGGTGGTCCAAGAATTACACACGAACTTGCAAAAGAACTTGGATATGATGCAGGCTTTGGCCCAAATACATTTGCAGAACATGTTGGTGCTTTTGTTGCAAAAGAACTTTATAGAAGAATGCAAGCAAAATGAAAAGGTTAGTTTTAATAGCTATAATTCTGATTGCCATATCTTGCTTTTCAGATGACAAATTACTTCATATAAATGTATCAAGCATTTTAGAATCTTTTTTCTCAACCTTCTCAGATAAAAGTGAAGTTATTACTTTTTCAATAGGAATTGTAAAAGAAGTCTATGATCTTTTATCTAAAAATGGCATATGTGATTTTTACGATATACTTGCAGATATATATGGTATAATGCTATACAAAGTTCACAAATTTAAAGATTACAAATTTTTAATAGTCTTTGTATTTGAATTTTAAGCCCTATGGAAACTCCATAGGGCTTTGTTTATGTCTTAATACATCAACAAGTTAACCAATTTGAAAAATTTAATTACACTTAATAAATTTAAAAAATAACGCAATAAGCTCTGCTATATAATATTACCATCACAATATTTACTTCAATTATTCCAACACTTACAGTTAAATAGGAAACTTAATTAACATTCAAAGCTAATATTAGAATTTTCATATCTATTACCCTTTTAATCCACTCATTCTTTCTGTAACAGAAACTAATACAATATTCATACTCACTACCAACAAGAAACAAAATCTAGTTATAACTAAAAAACAAAATTAAGCATTCTATTATTTAAACTATATTATCAAACATAACTTTCATACTAATCTTTACCATTTAAATTTGAAACAGATAAAAGTTTCCAATTCACATTTGTTTATTCTATAACATCATTGTTTTTGGCTTAGTAAAAAAATTAATCTAGAAAAAAGCTTTTTGTTCACAAATAATTACATATCCACTGTAAATTTTAAACTATCTTCAGAATTAAAATCATTAATTGGACTTCACTCCAATTACTATTTTAATCATAGAAAAATCTCATTTTATTGCACATTAAACTTTTTAATATTTCAATGAACATTTCATAAATCACAGATATCTCTCCTCATAGATTTTCCCTTCGATTTTAACTTTGCTATATACATTTTAGCAAAAAACTAAAAAATAAAAAAAGAAAGCAGACTTGTCGTCTGCTTTCCTTATCTGGTAGCGGGGGCAGGATTTGAACCTGCGGCCTTTGGGTTATGAGCCCAACGAGCTGCCAGACTGCTCCACCCCGCACCGTCTATATCTATTATAACAAAACTTCCATTTTTTTCAAGTGGTGCCGGGGATCGGACTCGAACCGACACGGAGGTGTAACCCCCAGCGGATTTTAAGTCCGCTGCGTCTCCCAATTCCGCCACCCCGGCGTCACCGTTTTCTATTCTATCACAAATTTTTAATTAGTCAATATCTTTTTTGATATTCTCTTTAATTACTTACTAAAAAGTTTTATTAATTCTTCAAAACTAATATTATTGTATAAATTCTGCTTTTTAGAAATTTTATAACTTTCAAAGTGAAGTTTTACTCCCTTTAAATTTTCATACATCCACTTCCTTATTTCATTATACCTTCTCTCACTTATAAATTTTCTTCCATAAAATGGTGTGTTTTTCTTTGGAATCAAAGGATTAATACTTAAAGTAATAGATTTATATCCAAGCTTTTTTACCTTGTCAATAAAAGATTTAAGTTCATTAAAATCTTCATTATCTTCTTCATCAAAACCAACGATATAATACAATTTAACACTTGAAAATTTCTCCATTCTTCCCATCTCAAGAGCAGTTAACAATTCTTCTTCATTAAGATCTTTTAACATAACGTCTCTAATTTTTTGAGAAATACCTTCTGGTGCTATCGTATATGTATTTTGACCACTTTGTTTTAAAAGCCTTAAAAGTCTTTTTGTAATTCCGTCTGCCCTCATAGATGATACCGAAAATTTAATTTTATAGTACTCCAAAAGATCGAGTAATTCATCAAGCCATGGATAATCTGTTATAGTCGCACTAATTATACCAATTGGATATTTTTCATCTTTTAATAATTCTTCTATAAGATCTGTTTTTACAAACTTTACAGGCTTTTTTGTATTTCCCATAACACAGAATTTACATCTTCTTATGCATCCACGTCCAATTTCTATAAGCCTTTTTTCTCCAAATTCTGAAAATCTAGTAATAATGTGTGAAGCGGGAAGCTTTTTTGATATATCAAAATTACTTAACGTGTAATTTTTTTGCTCATTAACTATTACATTTTCAATTTTTTCTAAAAACTCTAATCCACTTTCTTTATCCTTTAGTAAAATATTAATCCCCTCTGAGATTTGCTCAACTTTATCCTCTAAATCTCCGATTACTATAACGTCCGCAATAGGCTTTACAAGTTCTAAATTAAAAAAGGTTATTGCTCCACCTACGATTATAGTAGGATGATTTTCATTTCTTTGATTTTTTAAAATTGGTATCCCCTGTTTTTTTAATATATCCACTATATTTTCAATATCAGGTTCAAAATGAAAAGAAAATAAAAAAACCTTATTTTCATCAAGTGGAGTAAAAGATTCTATTGAATAAAATTTTTTAAACCATCTTTCATAAAAATATCTTTCCACTGGGGTATTGTATTCCCAAAATAGCTGCTGAACCCAACTCCAAGATAGTGAACTTGCAGCAACAGTATAATTATTTGGAAAAATTAAGGCAACCCCACGGTTGCCATTAATACTGTTTAATCTTATCTCAGAATCGCTAAATTTTTTTACATATGAATACTCTTTAAAATCATCACTCTTACGTGGTCTCCTCAACTGCTTTCCTCCTAAGATAATTTCTTGAAACTATAACTCGAGTAAATTCTACTTCCGCAACTTTTTTATTGTCTTTGGTAATCAAACCGGAAAAATTTATCAAATTTCCATCAACCGACTTTACTCTCACACCAACAACAAGTTTAGCTCCAATAACTACCGGCATATAATGTTTTACAGTAAACTCTGACACAACTGATATCAAATCCTCAGGTAAAAAATCTTTAACCATATCCGCACCAAGTTTAAAAGCCACACGAGCAAGACTAGAAGAAGAAACAAAATGATAATTTCTCATCTCATCATCTTCATCCCAAAGATAACTTTCATCAGGAGTAAAATCAATCGTCTTGCTTATCCCCTCTATCTTCCTCCACAAATCTTTCATCCCCCTTAACAAGAAGCTCTCTTAATTCTTCACCGCTTATTTCTTCCCTTTCCAATAAAATTTCAGCAAGTTCATCCATCTTTTTTCTATGCTTCAACAATATCTCTTTTGCCTTATTGTAGCATCTTCCAACAATATTTTGTATCTCACTATCAATCATTTTTGCAACTTCTTCACTATAATTTCTCATTCTAGCAATTTCTTTACCAAGAAAGACTTCTTGTTCAGTTTTTCCCCAAGCAAGTGGCCCAAAATTTTCACTCATTCCAAGTTCACAAACCATTTTTCTTGCCATCTCAGTTGCACGCTCAATATCATTTGCCGCACCACTTGTCACATCACCAAAGACAATTTCTTCTGCCGCCCTTCCACCTAAGAGAGCTGTTATATTGTCCAAAAGCTCATTTTTACTGATCAAATACTTGTCTTCCGCTGGTAAATGTAAAGTAAAACCTAATGCTCTATGACCACGTGGAATTATTGATATTTTGTGAACTGGATCTGAATTTGGAAGTTCCGTGCCAACTATAGCATGCCCAAGTTCATGATATGCTACTATTTTCTTTTGTTTTTCTGAAACAAGTCTTGATTTTCTTGCTGGTCCAGCTATTACTCTATCTATAGCCTCTTCAAAGTCAGTCATATTCATCTTATCTCTTCCATCCCTTGCCGCAAGAAGGGCCGCCTCATTTACAAGGTTTTCTAAATCAGCTCCAACAAATCCTGTTGTTCTTTTTGCCAAAACCTTTACATCAACATCTTCACTTATTGGTTTCCCTCTCAAATGAATTTTTAATATTTCTTCTCTTCCTTTTACATCTGGTGGATCAACTATCACCTTCTTATCAAATCTACCAGGTCTTAACAGAGCAGGATCAAGTATATCGGGTCTGTTTGTTGCAGCCATTACAACAATACCTTCTCTTACATCAAATCCATCCATTTCAACGAGCAGCTGGTTTAGTGTTTGCTCTCTTTCATCATGCCCTCCACCAAGACCTGCTCCTCTATGTCTTCCTACCGCATCAATTTCATCTATAAATACTATACAAGGTGCACTTTCCTTTGCTTTATTGAATAAATCCCTAACCCTTGCAGCACCAACACCGACAAATAACTCAACAAAATCAGAACCGCTTATATGGAAAAATGGAACGTTGGCTTCACCTGCAACTGCTCTTGCAAGTAAGGTTTTTCCAGTTCCCGGAGGCCCAACCAAAAGCACACCTTTAGGCATTCTTGCACCTATTTTGTTAAACTTTCCAGGATTTTTTAGAAATTCTACTATTTCTTGAAGCTCTTCTACAGCTTCATCAACACCTGCTACATCTTTAAAAGTTATTTTCTTTTTACCAGGCATTACTTTTTCTGCTCTACTTTTTGTAAAAGTAAATGCCTGATTGTTTCTACCACCAAGTCCTCTTATCAAAAAGCCGAACATTACAAGCATTAAAACAAAAAATAGTAAATTTCCCACAAGATTTACCCAGAATGAGCTGTCCACACCTTTTTCAGCAGTAACTCTTATTCCCTTTTTAACCATTGAATTAATCAAATCAATATCATATTTCACCCAAGGAGCATAGACATTGTATCGTCTTCCTGAAATTGTTTTTAACAACACGTTTCCATCATCTTTAATAACTACCTCTGCAATATCCACTGAATCTGAATTTAATCTCTTAAGAAAATCGCTATAATGCATCGTTACATCTGACGATGCTCCGCCAAAAAATACACTTTCAAAAATCCAAAATAGGCTTAAAATAATCAACAACCCAATTATTATCGAACCAATTCCTCTATTCAAAACCAAAAACCTCCTTTCATTTCCACCTTAATTGCTATTCCATTCTCTTCTTTTGCTAAATAATCCCTATCAAGAAACACATTTGGAATATAAAATACATAACCATCTTCATCCACAAAAACAGGAATAATTCTTCTAATAAATGAAGGAACCTTTTTTTCTACAAATATTTCTTTTAATTTCTTACCTCCCTTTGTTTTATCTCCAAATCTATAATTTCTAATGGTTATATCCATTTTCTTAAATATTATACCATTATTTCCAAATTTAACCACAAATGGGCCAAAATTAACATTATTTTGACAGTCCATACTATACTCATAGTTCATATGTTCCATAAATTTTCCTAAAACTCCATATCCGTATGAAATTTCAACTCCATAATTCCCCCAAAAACTTATTTTAAAAGATGTCTTATAAAGATTCTTTTTCAATCTATCCAGCTTTTCTTTATCAGGGGCTCTTCCAAAGTGCTCCATTGTTTTTCTTCTTATAAATTCTACAAGAACATATTCATCTTTTGGTACTCTAAAAAATATTCTTCCTTCAAACTCAAATGTTTCAACATTTAATTTTGCTTCCACAAAACTGTCCAATTCCCATACATTTTCTACAAATCTTAACACAGCTTGTTCAAATAAGGGATTAATTTCTTTAAAAATAGGTATAATCTTATGCCTAATAAAATTTCTTGTATATTTTGTATCAAAATTTGTTTTATCAATCACAAACGGTATTTTGTTTTCAGTTGCAAATTGCTCGATTTCTTTTCTTTCAAAAAACAAAAGGGGACGTATTATATTCCCATTTCTAGGTTTCATTCCGTATATACCAAATGGACCAGTACCACGCGCAAGTCTAAAAAGTACAGTTTCAGCTAGATCATTCAAATTATGAGCTGTTGCTATTTTATTTGCATTAATTTTCTCTGCAAGTTCATTCAAAAATTTATACCTCAACTTTCTTGCTGCCTCTTCTATTGATAATTTATTCTCTTTTGCGTATAATGGAACATCAAACTCTTTTATAAAACATTCAACATTAAGTGATTGCGCCATATTGTAAACAAATTTTACTTCTTCTTTTGACTCTTTTCTAATACCATGATCAACTGTTGCACAAAAAATACTAAATTTAAAATAATCTTGTACCTTCTCTAATAAGTTTAAAAGAACTGATGAATCAACTCCCCCAGAAACCGCCACTAATATTCTGTCATTTTCTTCTATTAAATTATATTCCTCAATTTTCTGTATGAATTTCTCCAATAGTGTCAACATTCTTCACCTTCTTCCATTTGCCATTTTTCATATTAGTAGTGTATAATAAAATTGAAAAAAATAAAAGGAGGTTTTTCGATGAAAGAATTAATTAAAAAATTAACAGAAACTCACAGTCCAAGTGGTAGAGAACATCAAATAAGAGAAGTTATTCTCTCTGAACTTGAAGGTTTCATAGACGGATACGAAGTTGATAAACTTGGAAATCTCATTGTTTGGAAAAAAGGTTCTTCTGATAAAAAGGTTCTTTTTGACGCACATATGGATGAAATAGGTGTAGTTGTTACAAATATCGATGATAACGGTTTTTTAAGAGTTGACATGGTTGGTGGAGTTTCACCATATACCATATTACAATCTAAACTTAGATTTGGAAATATCATTGGAATTGTAGGAGTTGAAGGTGAAACAGGTAGTGATATGGTATCAAACATTAAAAATTTGTCTTTTGATAAATTATACGTAGACATTGGTGCAAAAAGTAAAGAGGAAGCAGAAAAATTATGTCCAATTGGAACATTTGGAACTTTCGATGGATACTTTATCGAACAAGGTGATTATTACATCTCAAAATCAATAGATGATAGAATAGGTTGTGCTGTAATCATAGAATTATTTAAAAAACTTAAAAATCCCAAAAACTCAGTATATGGTGTATTTGCCGTTCAGGAAGAAGTGGGATTGGTTGGAGCAACCGTTGCAGGTTATAATATTGACCCTGACGTTGCTATTGCAATTGATGTTACTGCAGCCGGAGATACTCCAAAAGGATATAAAAGAGTCCCAATGAAGCTTGGAAATGGTGCGTGTATAAAAGTTAAAGATAATGCATCAATAAGTGACAAGAAAATAATAGATACTCTGAAAGATTTAGCAGAAAAAAACAACATACCATATCAAATGGAAGTATTAATATTTGGTGGTACAGACGCAAGAGGATATCAACATACAAAGGCCGGTATACCAAGTGCAACAGTATCAATTGCAACTAGATATATACATACACCAAATGAAATGGTTCATAAAAAAGATGTTGAGGCAACAATCGACTTGTTATTAAAATACGCTGAGGAGGGCTTATAAGCTGCCTAGAAAAAACTTCACACCACTTGAGTTTAAAATAATAAGCAGTATTATATTAGTTTTATCATTGCTCACTTTGCTTTTTTTAACTTCAACAATATTTTTGTATGTAAAAAAAGCAGCTGTTAAAGTAGACGTAATTTACATTCCAAAACCTTTAGAATTAAATAAAGAAAATTCTGGAAGTGAAAAGCTTCCAGAATTTTCTTTGCCTTCAACTGAAACTATGATAAGTTTTGAAGAATTTGACTATAACAAGTTAATTGCCCATAGCATTGAAATATTGGACAAAGGAACCGAAGTATCAACTTTTGTAATTGACAAAGAAAACGCTCTTAAAATAGTTAAAAAATACAAAAGTTTTCTTATAAATATCCTTTCAGAAAACACCTATTTTGTAGTTTTACCAATAAAAGATGTAAAAATCCCTGGACTTATCCCTGGAAAAAGTGTGTATACTATTTTTCTTAAAACAGGAGAACACCCGGAACAAATTTTTCAGGATATGATGACTTTAAAAGCAAATGGTTACGTATCATATTCAATGAGATTTAAAAGAAATAACAAAACCTTCTATACCCTATGTCTTGGAGCATTTCCAGACATAACTACAGCAAAAGAATATTTTAATTCACTTGATTTAGAAAAATTAAGAAGTTTAGTTGTAACCTACGGACCATACGCGGGAAAAATTACACCTTAAGGAGGAAAAAAATGAATCAAATAGTGTTAGGGCTAATTCAAGGATTAACAGAATTTTTACCTATTTCAAGTTCTGGACATTTAACTTTATTTTCTTATTTATTTAATATTGAACCTAATATTTCAAATTTTGCATTTTTACACCTTGCAACCTTGGCTGCAATTATAGTGTTTGTTTGGAAAGAAATAGTTGAAATTTTAAAAGGGATGTTTACACTAAAAAAAGAGTATTATTCATTAGTTTTAAAAATTATTATTTCAACTATTCCAGCTGCAATTTTTGGATTTCTTTTTAATTCAACAATAGAAAATTCTTTTTCAAATCTAAAAATTATTTCTTTCTTTTTTCTGGTAACTGCTGCATCATTGTTTGTTTCAGACAAGCTAAAAGGGAAAAAAGACTTTTTTAATATATCATACATTGATGCTTTTATAATAGGTTTATTTCAAATGATAGCAATTTTCCCAGGAATTTCAAGAAGCGGAATAACACTTTTTGGAGCATTAACCGTCGGTTTAAAGAGAGAAAAAGCACTAAAATATTCTTTTTTAATGGGAATTCCTGTAATACTTGGAGCTGGAATACTTGAAACTAGCAAAATTGAATTAAATAGTTACATCCTAATCTCTGGTCTTGTAGCATTTCTTTCTGGGTTGTTAAGTCTGTTAATTTTAAAAAAGCTAACTATATCTAAAAAATTAAAAATATTTTCATATTACTGTATTTTAATTGCTATTATAGCTTTTCTTGTGGGGTGAAATAAATGTTAAGAATCCATGCAGAACATCTTATTAGCCCTTCTGGGCAAGCACCAAAAAAAGGAAATGAAATGAAAAAAATTTTTGAAGCATTTGATGTAGATATCATATTAAATAAGGGGAAAATAGTAGACATAAAAAAGCACAAAATAACTGATGATTTTACCATAAAAGCAAAACTTGTTACACCTGCTTTTGTAGATGCTCATACACATATTCCATTTTTTGGAAGCAGAGCAAAAGAATTTTATTTAAGAGCAAGAGGAAAATCCTACTCTGAAATCTTTGCAAATGGTGGAGGAATACATAGTAGTGTTAGAATGCTAAGAAATGCAACAACAGATGAAATTGTAAAGCAAAATCTTAAATATTTAAGCTTATTTAAAAGACACGGTATCGCAGCAATTGAAGGAAAAAGTGGATATGGGCTTGAAAAAATTTCCGAATTAAAAC
Proteins encoded in this window:
- a CDS encoding M42 family metallopeptidase is translated as MKELIKKLTETHSPSGREHQIREVILSELEGFIDGYEVDKLGNLIVWKKGSSDKKVLFDAHMDEIGVVVTNIDDNGFLRVDMVGGVSPYTILQSKLRFGNIIGIVGVEGETGSDMVSNIKNLSFDKLYVDIGAKSKEEAEKLCPIGTFGTFDGYFIEQGDYYISKSIDDRIGCAVIIELFKKLKNPKNSVYGVFAVQEEVGLVGATVAGYNIDPDVAIAIDVTAAGDTPKGYKRVPMKLGNGACIKVKDNASISDKKIIDTLKDLAEKNNIPYQMEVLIFGGTDARGYQHTKAGIPSATVSIATRYIHTPNEMVHKKDVEATIDLLLKYAEEGL
- the ftsH gene encoding ATP-dependent zinc metalloprotease FtsH; the encoded protein is MNRGIGSIIIGLLIILSLFWIFESVFFGGASSDVTMHYSDFLKRLNSDSVDIAEVVIKDDGNVLLKTISGRRYNVYAPWVKYDIDLINSMVKKGIRVTAEKGVDSSFWVNLVGNLLFFVLMLVMFGFLIRGLGGRNNQAFTFTKSRAEKVMPGKKKITFKDVAGVDEAVEELQEIVEFLKNPGKFNKIGARMPKGVLLVGPPGTGKTLLARAVAGEANVPFFHISGSDFVELFVGVGAARVRDLFNKAKESAPCIVFIDEIDAVGRHRGAGLGGGHDEREQTLNQLLVEMDGFDVREGIVVMAATNRPDILDPALLRPGRFDKKVIVDPPDVKGREEILKIHLRGKPISEDVDVKVLAKRTTGFVGADLENLVNEAALLAARDGRDKMNMTDFEEAIDRVIAGPARKSRLVSEKQKKIVAYHELGHAIVGTELPNSDPVHKISIIPRGHRALGFTLHLPAEDKYLISKNELLDNITALLGGRAAEEIVFGDVTSGAANDIERATEMARKMVCELGMSENFGPLAWGKTEQEVFLGKEIARMRNYSEEVAKMIDSEIQNIVGRCYNKAKEILLKHRKKMDELAEILLEREEISGEELRELLVKGDERFVEEDRGDKQDD
- the tilS gene encoding tRNA lysidine(34) synthetase TilS gives rise to the protein MLTLLEKFIQKIEEYNLIEENDRILVAVSGGVDSSVLLNLLEKVQDYFKFSIFCATVDHGIRKESKEEVKFVYNMAQSLNVECFIKEFDVPLYAKENKLSIEEAARKLRYKFLNELAEKINANKIATAHNLNDLAETVLFRLARGTGPFGIYGMKPRNGNIIRPLLFFERKEIEQFATENKIPFVIDKTNFDTKYTRNFIRHKIIPIFKEINPLFEQAVLRFVENVWELDSFVEAKLNVETFEFEGRIFFRVPKDEYVLVEFIRRKTMEHFGRAPDKEKLDRLKKNLYKTSFKISFWGNYGVEISYGYGVLGKFMEHMNYEYSMDCQNNVNFGPFVVKFGNNGIIFKKMDITIRNYRFGDKTKGGKKLKEIFVEKKVPSFIRRIIPVFVDEDGYVFYIPNVFLDRDYLAKEENGIAIKVEMKGGFWF
- a CDS encoding thioesterase family protein, translated to MWRKIEGISKTIDFTPDESYLWDEDDEMRNYHFVSSSSLARVAFKLGADMVKDFLPEDLISVVSEFTVKHYMPVVIGAKLVVGVRVKSVDGNLINFSGLITKDNKKVAEVEFTRVIVSRNYLRRKAVEETT
- a CDS encoding B12-binding domain-containing radical SAM protein, producing the protein MRRPRKSDDFKEYSYVKKFSDSEIRLNSINGNRGVALIFPNNYTVAASSLSWSWVQQLFWEYNTPVERYFYERWFKKFYSIESFTPLDENKVFLFSFHFEPDIENIVDILKKQGIPILKNQRNENHPTIIVGGAITFFNLELVKPIADVIVIGDLEDKVEQISEGINILLKDKESGLEFLEKIENVIVNEQKNYTLSNFDISKKLPASHIITRFSEFGEKRLIEIGRGCIRRCKFCVMGNTKKPVKFVKTDLIEELLKDEKYPIGIISATITDYPWLDELLDLLEYYKIKFSVSSMRADGITKRLLRLLKQSGQNTYTIAPEGISQKIRDVMLKDLNEEELLTALEMGRMEKFSSVKLYYIVGFDEEDNEDFNELKSFIDKVKKLGYKSITLSINPLIPKKNTPFYGRKFISERRYNEIRKWMYENLKGVKLHFESYKISKKQNLYNNISFEELIKLFSK
- a CDS encoding OAM dimerization domain-containing protein, which codes for MSGYNLEKKNIDKTLNLKAVKPYGDTMNDGKVQVSFTLPVPYGDEAVEAAKILMKKMGLENPQVVFSKELTKGFTFFIGYGDCIYTVDYESIHVPKVQVDEMTMYEIDQFIKEKIGRKIVIVGATIGSDAHTVGLDAILNMKGFAGHYGLERYEMFEVYNMGSQVPVEEFVKKAIEVKADALLVSQTVTQKNIHIKHLTELVELLEAEGIRDNVILVVGGPRITHELAKELGYDAGFGPNTFAEHVGAFVAKELYRRMQAK
- a CDS encoding undecaprenyl-diphosphate phosphatase; its protein translation is MNQIVLGLIQGLTEFLPISSSGHLTLFSYLFNIEPNISNFAFLHLATLAAIIVFVWKEIVEILKGMFTLKKEYYSLVLKIIISTIPAAIFGFLFNSTIENSFSNLKIISFFFLVTAASLFVSDKLKGKKDFFNISYIDAFIIGLFQMIAIFPGISRSGITLFGALTVGLKREKALKYSFLMGIPVILGAGILETSKIELNSYILISGLVAFLSGLLSLLILKKLTISKKLKIFSYYCILIAIIAFLVG